The genomic window TTCGACAAATTCTCAGGGCCATCGAGGCAACAGATCCCTCGTTGCGGGCCTCAATATACCACCCCCCGACTTTGGAAGAGCGGTCAAAGGCTATCCGAGCCAAGCATCAGCGAGAGTTGTTCTGGAGGATGATGTTGACCCTTATTTTGGCCATTCCGACCTTTGTGCTTGGTATCGTCTACATGAGTTTGGTGCCTGACTCTAATCCCACAAAGCAATACCTTATGGAGCCCTGGAAATCAGGTTTGAGCCGTAACGCGATTATCCTTTGTGTACTCTCGACCCCGGTATACTTCTTCGCAGCCGATATTTTTCACGTTCGAGCCATCAAAGAAATTCGAACCATGTGGCGACCCGGTAGCCGTACGCCAATTATCGAAAGGTTCTACAAATTTGGCAGCATGAACATGCTCATGTCTCTAGGAACTACCATTGCATACGTTTCATCGGTTGCGGAAATGATTGCTGCAGCTGCGAAGAAGGACGACTACGTACCTGAGAACCGATTCTATTTCGACTCGGTCGTCTTTCTGACACTGTTCCTTTTGGCGGGACGGTTGATAGAAGCGTACAGCAAGTCTAAAACAGGCGACGCCGTCGGTGCCTTGGCCAAACTTCGCCCTAGCACCGCGGTGCTGGTGGAGAAGGATCCAATAAGGGGTCAAATTACAACGACAACGTCAATAGACCAGCTAGAATATGGGGATGTAATCCGAGTTCCGCATGGCGCATCGCCAGCTACTGACGGCATTATCATCACTGGCGAGACCAATTTTGACGAATCCAGTCTTACAGGAGAATCCCGCCCAATCAAGAAAGCACCGGGCGACGAAGTCTTTGCAGGCACTGTGAATAAGGGAGACGCCGTGACAATCAGTGTTACCGGTACCTCAGGCAAGTCCATGCTGGATCAGATTGTCGATGTTGTTCGTGAAGGACAGACCAAGCGAGCTCCGGTGGAGCAGATTGCAGATCTAATGACTTCATACTTTGTTCCAGTCATCACCctcattgccgtcatcacATGGATCGTGTGGTTTTCACTGGCACTCACTGGTCACATCTCAAAGGAGGAGCTAGACTCGGCAGGCGGCCCCGCGGCCTTTGCATTTCAGTTCTCCATTGCCGTCTTCGTCGTTGCCTGCCCTTGCGGGTTGGCCCTAGCCGCTCCCACGGCCATCTTTGTTGGCGGCGGTATTGCGGCAAAGCACGGAGTTCTTGCCAAGGGCGGTGGTGAAGCGTTTGAAAAGGCCAGCAAAATCGACTGTGTGGTATTTGACAAGACTGGCACCCTCACCGAGGGCGGAGAGCCGAAGATCACGGATTCGGAGCTCTTCCCCCACCAGGAGGTCAAGGATCTGGACAAACGGGCACTGCTCGCCGGGTTAAAGGCTGTGGAGGAACAGAGCAGTCAccccattgccaaggccattgtcaacTTCTGTGGAGATGAGGTAGCATCTGCGGAGCTGGGCAAGATCGAAGAGTTGCCCGGCCGAGGAATGAAGGCGTCTTACAAGGATAAGCAATTCGACATCGCCGTTGGCAACGAGCACCTCATGCGCGATCTCTCGGTCACACTGTCCCAATCCGTCGTCAGCCGATTGCAAAGCTGGAAGAGCGAAGCCAAGTCGGTGGCAGTGGTGGCAGTCAAGCCGCATGAGCAACAGAGTCCATGGATACTAGCAGCTATTCTATCCATCTCGGACCCTGTCCGGCGGGAGGCAGTGGCCGTGGTCAAGGCACTCCGCGCCCGAGGAACGCAAGTCTGGATGCTCTCCGGCGACAACGTCACCACGGCCAAGGCCGTCGCCCAACGGGTAGGCATCGCAGACACCAACGTCCTCGCAGAAGTTCTCCCGTCAGAAAAGGCGGAAAAAGTGCAGTACCTTCAAGCCACGCTTCACTCACACAGGACAGTCCGCCGACGCCACGGGTATAGCACACGCAGggccatggtggccatggttggcGACGGAATCAACGACTCTCCTGCCCTCACGACAGCAGACGTGGGCATCGCCATCGGCTCAGGCAGCGACGTGGCTATTTCCAGCGCAGACTTTGTCCTGGCGTCGTCGAGCCTGGGCGCGGTGCTGACGCTCCTGGACCTCAGCCGCACAGTCTTTCGCCGCATCAAGATTAATTTTGGCTGGGCCGTCGTGTACAATCTGTTGGCGGTGCCCATCGCCGCGGGCTGCCTGTACGCCATCAAGACCAGCTCTGGCAATCACGTAAGGCTCGATCCTGTCTGGGCGGCACTCGCCATGGCCCTATCAAGCATCAGCGTTGTGctcagcagcctcagcctgAGGGCCCGCGTGCCGGGGCTGGGCTTTCGACACAGCCCCGTTGTGGTGGAATAAAGAAGTTAAGAGGAGCCGAGCAGAGCTGCAAACATGCTGGAATACTGTATGTATCACGGCCCGTGTATGTATAATAGTAATGCCTAGCTAGGTAGTTTTGTGTTGGAATCGATCACGACAATGGGGAGACATGATTGGCCGGGTGGATCGGGTAATTAATCATTGTTAGCCAAGTATGATTCATAAtactatacggagtactccgtaccaagcGCAAATCTCGGAAGAAAGAATCAGTTGCAAAAGCAAGTAAGCAGCGGCATCTTAGGCATGTTCCCGTCCGGGGTTAGCAACGCACCCGTATGTACAAAGCAAACCCGCCCGAATCCGcccgtcaactggtgacAAGTTTAAAAAAATCATAGACACCCCAACTGGagtaagtaggtaggtaagCAATCTCGCCCCCAGCCCGCAACAGCCGAGACCGCATAGCCAGACAACCAGAGTCATGACAGGCCAGCAGATAATCACCTCAACACCCGCCCGCATAACCCtcaaagcaaaaaaaaaggtaaaggccagtcagtcagtcagtcagccagccagccagcgaAAATGAAACCCGTCGTAATCCATGCCATAATCCTCGCCCCACGCGGTCAAACAGCCCAGCCTCGTAATCGCCTACTTTGTATACAATGCGGCAGGGATCCTCACCCAGCAGGGGCCATGATACcgaaagcaaaaaaaaaaaaccgtcCATCAGCCTTGCAAATCACCAAAGATCCCTTGAATCGTAACCACCAAGGGAGAAGTGGGTAATTGGGGGGGGAGAAAAGAGGCACTGCAATAGTACACATGCACAAACTTTTGGCTTGTTTCAAACCTATACTCGACGATGCATGCaggtcaacaacaacaacaatgcCATAACAGACCTGACTTGGTTCTTTTGCTTATCGACACGCCCCTTGTTGGTTTCGGAAGCGGCCCGTACGATAGGGCAATATGCGGCCGGGCTGCGGTCGTGATATTGGACGCGGACCGCGTCGTGCGGGTGCTGGGGCATAATTGCGCTTCACTTTCGACCTTGGCCGTGTACTCTGCAGACATGTACGCATTACTCGTAGAGGGTGGTGAGACAGGATCAGAGAGTCGTGCGCATTGATTACTCCATTGCCACCGTCTGCCGGTCCCAGTGAAGTAATCTCCATCTACGAGTCATGTTGAGGGCCCCAGTCACAGCACGTCGGCACACATGAATGGGTATAATCATTGTATTCACTTCTCTTCGAGAAGGCAATCTAATCCACCGTATGCCACGGACACGTAAGCCAGAAAGATAAAACCAAACACCAGAGATATCTCAGGCCAAAGGCGTGGCAGTGCCAGACCAGCCGCCTTTCCATGCCTGAAACCCACCCCAACTCCTAGAATCCCTTGCACATCAACCCAATGATGCCAACAATGTAACTCTGATCCAGGCCGAGAGACGATGAGAATTgtaagaaaaagaaagagaaaagacaAGATAGGAAAGTCCATACAACGCCGGTAGCCTTCCAACACGAAAAGTGTAATATCGATATGGTCTTGTGTACACATGATAACGCTGCAAACGTCTGTGTGGGACGCATTAAGTGCGGTAGTAATAATGCCAAGGGGAGCATGAGAAATGTCTTGTTTAATCTGAAGGTGGTTTTGTAGCGAAATGTGATATATGATCGCCGTGATTCGAGTGGAGCGAAACCGCTCTAAAACGGAAAATGTGTCCTCAACGCCATGCTTTTCTCAAAATTACATGCTTCATAGTAATgccagaaaaaaaatgaaataaaataaaactccCAGGGCCAcacgacgccgtcgagggAAAAGAGGGGAGTTTCAAAAGACGCGTGTAACGTATGTACGTGATGCGAGTCCTGGAGAGAAGAATTATCGTACGGCAACAGCACCGCCGAGTAGTCGTCCCCACATTCCTCGCTTGTGTCGCTTCTTGGCAGAGCCATCCTGGAGTTGCTGGTATTGCTCAACAGAGATTTCGTACGGAAGCATGCGGTTTCCAGAAGCAGCCAGATCAGGTACCGACTTGGCAGGGTCCGCCTCCAACACGACGTGGATGGGAGAGTCATAGAGGCTGCCCTGCGGCTGCGAAACCTCATACATGTAGGGAGAAGGGTTCGACTCGAGTGGAGTCGCAGACCGGGATTGCTGCCTGCTCGAGGTAATGGATGAGGCATAtgagctggccgagctgctGTAAGTGAGGCCTGGGGGGGTAATGGAACCGCCGCTGGCAGAGCGGACAGTCTCGGGGCTGGCATGTCGGCATCGTGACTGGCCTCGAGAGGCAGGAGGAGTGGGATAGCGAGCATTGGCCTCCTGCTGTCGTCTCTTCTCCTCGCGGTGGCGCATCTTCCTGATGTGTCTCTCGGCAATGCGGGCACGAAGAGGCTCGAGGAAAGAATCCAGCTCCCGGTACAAGTCTTGCTCCGAAATTCTCAGCTCCCACTCCAGGAGGAAGAGCAGTTGCTTTTCCATCAAGTTGACCTCGGTGCGGTTGAAACCAAAGCTGTACATGTCAGTGTTGATGTGTGTGTAGTTGGCCCAGTGCTTGTTCTTTGGCGAGCTGTCGTTGAGATACTTGGCAGCTAGGATGAGCgaggcgaggaagatgcGGTGCGTCGTGCATCGCAGGCCACGGGCCATGGGTTGAAGCTTTGACTTTAGGCGGGTCAGGTAAACCAAGGTTGACATGAGAGTCGGGACCTGAACATTGGATGAGACGACAAGCTGGGTGATGAACTCTTCGAGGGTGGGCAAGGTGTTGTCCGCGGGTTGAGCAGGTTGCGATTCGGGACTCCTcgggggagagggaggaagatgttgttgctgttgaggATGCTTGGAAGAGGCCGACGGCATCATGGTGGAATCGCATGTGATGACATTGTGagcggcgtcggcgaggaaCGAGATCATTTCACGGCTCACGGGCTGGTATACAAATTGGTCGAGGGCGGCTCGGTTGAGCTCGTCCAAGGTCAACTGCCGCAGCGCCATGGTGAAGCTGTGAGATGTGTGAGCGTGATGCCGAGTAGCAACGGCGAAGGGCGAAGGccggtgttgttgttgttgttgttgcaaCCTCCCGTGTAAGTGGGGTTGAAGGTTGGAGGTTTGGATGGGTGGTGGAAAGGGAAGATCGATCGCAGCCTGCCGGCAAGGTGGGAAAGACCGGACGATATATTATGTAGTATATCGAGGACAGGCACTCCGTATGTACTGCCAGGTGAAGGGCAGGGGGGAATTGCAAAGCAAGGGAGGCCAGAGACTATATCAGAGACTAGCAAAAGGCGATTCGGCTTCTCAACGTCAGACAATGGAGGGCGCGAGAGGCTCATGCGCATGTGGCCTTGACACCTTGACCCTTGACCACAAATGACCAGCTGGCTGTGGCCCGTGGACGTTCGTCAGTAGGTGACGTTGGGAACACGGGGCTGAGCGTAGCAGGGGGGGGCCTGGTCGGGGCACTAAGGGCTCCGCAGGGGGTGGGGTGCGACCGAAAGGGGGTGCAGGTGGAGATCGGTGGGGGTGGGGTGCGTATTAAAGGGCTGGACCAGCAGGTGCGTGCCagttggctgctgccaagtGATGGACGACTGACTGGTGGTTCGGCTTGTGGGAGCACAACCCAGCTTTGGATCACGTCAAACCACACGGGCGGCGCTGTGGCTTTCTGCAGGGGGCAGGCgagcaaaaaaagagcaagccCTGGGTTCCTAGCATGAGCGAGAGTTAGCAAGAGCATCATGATGACGGAGAGTAAGGTAAGAGCCAAGCTGCTCCAGTACTCGGCAGGGTGGCAGTGTGCAGTGTGCAGTACCCTCGATCGAGCACGGAGACCAAgtgaatacggagtacgggagGGGCTAGCTCAACGGGGGGCATAATAGGCAACAGGTACCAACCTGGCGGGAGACGGGCGCACCTGAGATCAGTGATCGAATGGATCGCTAGTATCGCTAGTGGCCAGGCCGACAGGGATCAGATCCAGCAGGGCACACGAGGCGCTGCCGTTGTGCTTGGACGGCTTTGGACGAGCGACCGGGGTCAGGTCGAATTAGAGTTGCTGTGGGAGGGAGATCGGTCACCAGGGGCCTTCGCTTTGCCGCTTATGCGAGCGagatggcgaagacggcgagaCGGCGACCGGGCAAGCAGGCCGGATTTTGGAACTCGTTCGTCGGCGGGAGCAAAGCGGATGCAGCGGGCTGACGGCGGATAGCTTCGCGAAAGGCTCGGAACCGCGACAGGATTCGACGCGCAGGTTGGGCAGTCGTGGCAAATAGGCCGCGAGTGCTGAACGAGTCTACGGGGTAATAGATACGAGATTAATTGGCTGTTGAGACCCAGCTTCTATCTTGAGCTGCGCAAGGCCAAGCGGCAAGCGGAAAGCGGGCCACGATTCGTAGTTGTGGCTGGAGATtgtgccaaggccaagcaaggtcaagggctCAAGGCTCGATTTGTCCCGAATTCGGACTGTAATTTCTCTGTTGAAGCAGCAATGTGCTGTGTCTGTGGCGGCCGGTGATTTTCGATATATTCCGGTCTTCGTCGCAGCGAAATGGCACGCTCGGTATTGTGCCGGCTGAGGCTGTGAGGATGTGAGGCTGTGAGGCTGAGGAAGTTGAGAAATCCGATGACGAGGCCCAAAGGGTGACGCCGTTTGCCGTTGGTAGGGGGGCGTTGTCGGTGCCGTTTTTTGAGTTCAACGATCCGTGAAATCCGGAGATTGCGCCAACGTCAACGTCGTGATGCACGCCGGCAAGTGCCAGATGGCCAATATTCCGTGTGCGAATGAGCGGGGCTTCCGATCCAGCGGAAGGCGTTAttaaaccaaaaaaaaaaaaagaaaaagaaagagactgGGTTTGTATCTGGGGCAAGGAAAGGCTAGTTCCGTGACTTGGTATTTCTTTGTTGCACGCTGATGATCTGGTCGGCGAGAGAGCAGTGCGTCCCCAATGTGGCTATTGTTCCAAACAATGGGAATTGAAGCGAGTTTCCGTAGCCGTGATTTAGCTTTTTCGATGCTACTCGAGCGCACGCGCAGAGTTTTATGACGGAAAGTGATTAGAGGGAGTGGCTGGTCAAGTATTTTTGGTAGATGCGTTTATACAAGATCCGGTGCGGCTTGGAAGCGGTGGGTGAAGGAGAGGCACCCGGAGGTCAGAGTGGTCAGCGCTGGGCGATGCGATGGTTCGACGTGGccgagacgaagaagaagagcgaaTAGTTGCAAGAGTTGCTccgaggaaaagaagaaaaagagggaaaTGCAGGCAATTTTTGTATTCGTGAGTGGTATGATGTGTTCAGTGTTGCACACAAACcagacaagggcaaagagCGGACAATGGTGTGAAATCCAAGGCGGTGGCACAAAGAGCGGAGGAGCTTTTGAAGCGACTGAAGGTGTTTTGGTTGAAGATGCAGTTCTTTCTTGACACCAATGGCGATGCGGCCAGCGAATGCAAAGAGGACGAGGTTCAGAGGCAGAGTTATATATACGAGTCGAACAACGGTCAATTGTCCAAGCGCCAGGGCCTGGTGCTCTGTCTGGTACTTTATGCAGAGCTTTGCAGAGCTGTCTTGTGCAGAGGCAAATCTGCGCCGAGTCTCAATAGTTGAGACGGGCCAACGCAAGGGAGAGAGCGCTTCTGGAGGGCACTTGAGAggctggttcaatgttcctggTGCAGAAGGCACCTTGACCTGACAAGTGCGTGACTGCAAGTGGCCGGGGTTGGGGAGTGCTGGCGGTGGGCACTGGGCACTGGGGCCTGGCAGCAAGCACTTGGAAGCGCTAGGCAGCTAGGGACCggttgaccagttgacgagcacagggttcaatgttctggtCTCAACGGTCAATGCTGGTCCAGTCAAGTCTAAATGTTCTGCAGGGTCTCCGGGGTCTGCGGTCGTTGACGCCTGCCCTGGTCTCGATTGACGGGTCCCGAGTCCTGCGTCCTGACTGGCCTGGTCAGCTCGATTTCAAAAAACTCCCGTCTGCAAAGTGGGTGCCGATGCTGCGCTGGAATCCGCCAACCGTCATCAACCTATACAAAGGGAGGCCGGGCAAATTGCACGCACCACCAGCTGCTATGTGAGAGCCACTAAAGGGCAGCGGCAAGAAGAATATGGTCTAAACGTACAGAGGGCGAAATAatgaataaaataaaattaaccGCTCCCGTATCAAATCCCTAGCTTGCCGTCGACTGTAGCAGTGAACGCGGGGTCAAGTGTGTTgaatgtctggttgctttGCCGGATGGTGCGTTGCCCGTTGTGCTGCGTCAACGCGGCACTATCGAggacacaaaaaaaaagaaagaaagaaagagaaacaGAAAGAGAAACAAAATTATGCAACAAGCGTCGACGTACAATCTCGTTTGTCGTTGGGCTGCAATCGAGGCTGGATGGTCAAAAGGCGTTTGTCTGGTCCTCACAGAGGTATGCAAATCTGATGACAATCACCAGAAAGACACTCCAGTCTTCTTTGTGCcgatgtctggtgcgtggCGGCTTCAATGTGGATCGACCCGTTCGTCCAGTCGTCAAGTGGGCAAGGTGTTCAGCAACGCAGCCAGTGAGCAGGGGGAGtgacaaaaaggaaaggcGAGGAACAATGAAAAATAATGATCAAATGCAGCGAGCCGAACCTGCAGCAAAGAGAGGCAAAGTCAAGGCCGAAAAAGAAACAGGGTCGAGCCTCCCTTCAATACAACCCCGCCGGTAGAATTCCTCAGTCAAAGGGATGTTGGCTCTGAATTGTAGGGAGCACCGTcgatggaggagatggaatATCAAAATAGGCTGGCATATAAATGGAGAAGGAACAGGCGGGACAGCAAACACGGGAGGGCGAGTGAATAAGTATTGTAATTGCAGGCGTACTCCGTGGTCATCAACAATTCAGTCTcccaagtacatacatgtacggaggCGTCAACAACAAATCAAGGGTCAATGAGAGGGGACATTTCCGTCACCATTGATGGGACATGGGGGCCCGTCAATTAGCAGCCGGCGGTTGATGGACGGCTGCAGAGTGAATGGCGGCCCGTCTCCTACTCGCTGGGGAGCCTGGCGGCCGGTCGCACAAGGGACAAGAATAGACGGGCCCGGCGCCAATACACATGCATGCgctcgccatcatggtcCCTTGCTTGGCCGGCATTgttttcaatgttcccattGACGCCAGCAAGAGACGAGATGTCGGCTGCGAATCGATTCAGCCCGCGCGCCTGTGTCAGGACTCGGGAGCCATGTCAGGACTCAGGGCATGGAGCTACCGGTCAGCTTCAGAGCATACAATGGAACATGGAACACTAAACATGTAACAGCTCGTCGCCGCGGCCAGCTTTGGCGCGGCCTGGTCATGATTATTAACACTCCGTCAGCCAACCAAGGCCGTTCTACCGCCACGGCCTGAGGATACGTTGGACACATTTAATCAAAGGACGTGACAAGACTGGCTTCAAGAGCTCCCACGAGCGTTTCCAGGCGTGCGCTGTTCGGCTCTTGCCCTGTACTTTGCACTCGTCTTGCTGCAGCGCAGGCAGCCTTCCATGCCCAATATGCAATGTGCGGTACATGTATGCACGTACATATATATGGAATAACTGCTCCGTCCTAATCCAACGCAGGCCCAGCGAGCTGCGGAGATGGGGACTGCACAGGTGGCCAGTGCTGGTAGTTGAGTAACGGGCTGCGGCAACGGAGCACTGTGTATTTGATATCCCCCTACTAAACTAAACTAAACACTCGGTGCTCCAGACGTGGACGTCCAGTCCGCACTACGGCCCAGGACCCTCAAATTCCAGGCGGTAACAATCGAAGCTTACTCGTATTTGATGCGCCCACTGGCTGCCGTTGCTCTTGGCCGTGGCGACGAAACACGGCGCGCCGCCGAACCATTGGCCCATGACCGACGTCGGGACGCATCTTGAAACAAGACCTGCCATCTCAACATTTAAATTACACGGCgcattgtacatgtacacacGGTACCGTGAGAACGCAGTATGGCACAGCAAGTACATTCGACATTGTCACGTCCTCCGCCGGCTCTGCTTGCCACGGAGAcgacagccagccaaagaagacaTGGAATTTCCGAAAAGCACCAGAGCCCAACCATGCTACGCTGCAAATAGCCCTGGCCACGCCATCAACTTGTCCAAACGTATCAAATCGAGTGTACAAACGGAGCCCATGCTCTTCAGGTGTCAACAATCGAGCCAGGAGGCGTCTGACAGCTGGCAGTTTGGCTCTCCTTTCTGCCCGTGTCccgatggccttggcaaacCTGCTCCATGTTCCAGTCTGGCTACATAAAGTACGCGTATCAGCCAAAGGGGGGATTGGGTCTCGTCCCGGGTGAGGCTGTGTACATATGGACATGGTGATGTTGATTTTACGAGGTCCTCTGCAGCAAATCCGCGCCGTCAAATCAACAAATAAACACAGACATGCCAAGtttgctgcttctggccAAGTTGGTGGCCTGGCGTTGCGGGCAAACAGTTGACGATGCACGTTTTGACAATGGGCCCAGGACCTCAGGTAGACTGCAAATTCCACCATGGAGCGAAAATCATAtgtcaccatcaccatcaccatcaccatcaccatcgtcaCGTCACCTACCGATGtattaaaagaaaagtcAAAGATCCAGTTGCGCCGTCAAAACGGGCGCCAACGAGAAATGAACCCCTGAGGCGGCTGGTTGCTCGGGCCTTTTGCCACCGTCAGTCTGTTTAGATTTACTAACTTCGCAGATCCGCCACTTAAACGCGGCATGTGTGAGCCACAAGGATCCTGCGTGGCAAATGGCTGTCATCTCGATGCAGGGGGGAAGAACGATTCGCGGATAAAATAACCACCAGCCAGTCATGTTCTCTCCTTTTGTTGGGGGAGGAAACGGCTGATGAACGCTTTATTTCCTCCGTAGAGCCCCCCCAATGCGTTTTTATTTGCGGCACAACTCGTTTCACTGATCGTGCTTTGCAGGTGTTTTGTTCTTTGCCAGAGGGGGCCAACTCGTTTCGGGGGATGCGTATCCCATAGTCGGAGGAGCTCCGTTTCGGCGATCTGAGTTGTAGAAACGTACTAACTAGGAGTTGGGCCGGATCTGGATTGACGTTGTCGCCATGATTTTGGGCCCCTCGCTGCGGGGGGAGGGCTAAACAATAGTGTCTCTCGTTTCGGAATGGATAGCCAGCCCTATTTTCCGCCTCGTCCTCAGCCGCAGCGACATGCGCGCACTCCTCGACTCCCACTGGCGATATCACGGAGGGCTATGGCGTGTCAAAGGGTCGGATGTGTGGAGGTGCGTGCGAGGTACGTATGTTCTCCGTGCATACATGGAGGGTGTATGTACATCTCGGCCGGAGCATGGCAAAAACTACAAATGCCACCGTGATAGTTTACTCGTGCTTTGCTTTTGAACTTTGTACATTGCGCTCAAATAACACGCACGAACAAGTGCGCGCATGAATGATCTACGAGCAGCGGGGATCAAAGGGGTCCATCATGAACCATGCATCAGCCATCAGTTGATATGCATCGTCCAGTGGCAGGACACAGATTTGGCGCATCACATGCAACAAGTGCACAGTACCATGCCATAATATCAATTGAgattatacggagtactataCAGCTCGATGGCTACTTAAATAGGTACTAGATGATATCAAGATTGAACTGATGGTAAAATGCTTCTCACATGTCCGGTACGTACCTCACCCACTGTAAGCCCCGCTGaactgtcaactggtctcaCCAATCACCTCACCAAAAGGAccaccagcatcagcatctcACCAATCACTTCACCCAAagcaccaccagcatcaacatctcaccaacattgaactcacCAGACCACATCGCCATCCTGAAGAGGATCCCGAGTTTCTCCATCATCGACCAGCGGTCTCACCCGTCTCACGCAGAAGGAGCGCCCGTGATGCGCTGGATCAAGCGCCATCCCACAAACGGCATTCGCAAGGCCCGCGCCAACACAGGCGTGCCGAAAATCAAAGCGCGCAATTTAAAGCCTGCCCTGTGATGTCAGGGCTCGCCCACACCCACTTTCAAGATGGCCACGACCCCGATTCAATGCTggtaatactccgtataaaaAAATTGAATAAAATCAAAAGGGAACCAACCTTGCCAGATGGCATGTGGGAAGGGGTGACATGCACTGGTCATTCATTCACATGGCATTTGATggcatcttggtcttggtcatggGCTGCCGACTGCCAGCAAGTCTTATTCCAACCTACTAGCCCTTTGCGGAAACGAGGCGCATCTTGTTGGAGCGTTGCATTACATGATGGGCACGATGAAACTTGACACCGGGATAACGAGACTGGCATATGATGCCCTCTTTTGGGGGGGATCTTTGTAAGTGCATGATTCTGAGAGGCCTTTTTGTTGCGCATCGCAGTTGAAGAGAAATATGACCCTTGTGTTGGGGCTGCATGGACGAGTGATGCCAGGTCATAAACTTGGCGCCACGATATTGCCATCTTGCACGCGTGCATCGCTCACTCATGTCGACAGTgatgacttttttttaacaAAAAACGTTTCTCCACGAGCATCACCAACCTGTCAAGGGAGAAGCCGGGA from Metarhizium brunneum chromosome 2, complete sequence includes these protein-coding regions:
- the PCL9 gene encoding PHO85 cyclin-9; its protein translation is MALRQLTLDELNRAALDQFVYQPVSREMISFLADAAHNVITCDSTMMPSASSKHPQQQQHLPPSPPRSPESQPAQPADNTLPTLEEFITQLVVSSNVQVPTLMSTLVYLTRLKSKLQPMARGLRCTTHRIFLASLILAAKYLNDSSPKNKHWANYTHINTDMYSFGFNRTEVNLMEKQLLFLLEWELRISEQDLYRELDSFLEPLRARIAERHIRKMRHREEKRRQQEANARYPTPPASRGQSRCRHASPETVRSASGGSITPPGLTYSSSASSYASSITSSRQQSRSATPLESNPSPYMYEVSQPQGSLYDSPIHVVLEADPAKSVPDLAASGNRMLPYEISVEQYQQLQDGSAKKRHKRGMWGRLLGGAVAVR